From the genome of Thalassoglobus sp. JC818:
GGCATCCGTCCAGGTCGATGACACGTTATGATTAAACCTCGAAGCTTTTGACTCTCTGCTTTGACGTGTCTCCAGTCCCACCAAGTCAGCAGTCCGGCACTGTCGAGAAGAAGAATGTGTTTTGAGTGGAGGCTCTGAGTGGCTTCCCGGAACCTCATCAAATTAGCTCGACTACCATCGTCTTGAAATCTCAGCAATGCGACTGAGAACCGACGTTTTTGAAGCTCGTTGAACAGATCTTTGAACAAGGTCGTCTTGCCAGTTCCTTTCGGGCCGACAATGGCTCCGCGAAAGTTCCTCTCTTCGATAACAGCTATCAGCTGTTCAAGCGAACCCGTTTCGAACTGGTAGCTGAGGTTGTCGATTCGCTCTGACCGGAAGGGGTTGGCGCGAGCTCTCATTTTGACAAATCGATGGTCAGGCCATCGTCCGCGATCGTGACGTTTGAGTAAATCTTCTTGAACTCATCGAGTCCAATCGGATCGTCGTCAAGATTCAGGGGATCAACGTGGGTGATCACCAGTCTCCCAACGTTCGCTGACTGAGCGAGTTCGGCGAGTGTCGAAGAGTGTGTGTGCCCGGTCGTCTCTGCCCAGTCCGAACTACTGTCCGGGAAGTAGCATTCATGTATCAAGAGATCGACGCCGCGAATGAAATCGGTGTAAGTTCCGTCGACGGTTGTGTCGGTGACGTAAGCGATTTGCTGACCGTCCAGTTCAAAGCGATACGCGATTGATCCACCCGGATGAGTTGTGAGTGGAAATGACTCGATTTGTGTTCCGTTAGCCAGCTCGATTGAGTCGCCCGGAGTGATCGTGTGAAACTCGAACGGGGGGCCGACAGGAAAAATGGCTTCGGAGAAGAGGGAGTCTCGGACAGCATCTAAGACGTGCTGCGCTCCGAAGAGCCGCATTTTTTCGACGTTGTGAATGATCGGAAGAGTGACGAGGTAGGTGAGCCCGCAAATGTGATCGAGGTGAGCGTGAGACAAAAGCAGGTCGAGTGTTTTGGTTTCGATGTGCTCGGCGATGCGGAAGCCAGCAGTCCCGCAATCGAGGATCAGTCCGATTTCGGGGACCATTAAGCAAGTGGTGTGGCGGCGTTCGTTTGGGTGAAATCCCCCAGTTCCAAGAAATTCGATTCGCATGCGGCGACTCGCCTCCAGGTGCCGAGTTGTGATTGGCTACGCCACTGATTCTGCTTCGTGCTTCAACAGCCCGCGAACAATTGACCTCAAATGGGGTTCTGCTTCGTTAGCAATCGCGATGATTTCCTGCACGTCCGCAGGTTTCAAGGCATCCGGCAGGCACATGTCAGTCACAACAGAGAGGGCGACCGTTCGCAGCCCAGCATGGACAGCCACGAGGACTTCTGGAACCGTTGACATTCCGACGATGTCGGCCCCGATCATTCGCAGGAACCTGTACTCTGCTCGTGTTTCGAGATTGGGACCTGCGATGGCGACGAAGACACCTTTCTGGGCCCGGAAATTCTCTGCTCGAGCGATTTCGAGTGCGTGATCTCCCAACTTTTGGTCGTAGGGAGCGCTCATGTCTGGGAAACGTGGCCCGAGCCGGTCATCGTTGATGCCGATCAGAGGATTGTCGCCCATCAGGTTGATGTGGTCGTCGACAACGACAATATCTCCGGTTTGGAGATAAGGATTCATGCCACCGACTGCGTTCGAGGCAATCAGGAGTTGAGCTCCAAGTGCCTTGAAAACGCGAACTGGAAGAGTGACTTGCTTGAGGGAATAGCCCTCGTACATGTGATGACGCCCCTCCATCGCAATCACAGGGAGGCCGCTCAAAGTTCCGCAAACCAGCCGACCGCGATGACTGGTCGCTGTCGACTTGAGGAAGTGTGGAATCTCCTCGTAGTCAAAGACTGCTTCGGTTTCAATATCGCTCGCCAGATTGCCCAAACCCGTGCCGAGAATGATTCCAGCGTGTGGAGTACGATCCCACTTGGCTTGAATAACAGAACAGGCTTCCTGGATCTGATTATAAAGCTCGAGCATAGTTGATTGCTGGTTCGGGAAAATTCTGGCGAAATCGAGGGGCGAAACTCACATTGTGAGAGGCAGATGTGGAGCTGGTCGACGGGATTCCGTCAGTTCGAAGTGCTGACGGGTCTAATCCGCGAGAAACTCAACGCAAACGCCGATGCGCAGCATCGAACGAGAACTCCACAAACGGTTCGATTCGAATCGTTGCCGCGTGAGTCAAGAGTTACGAGAGTTTCTTCGCACAGGTCTTACAGCGAACCCGTTTGCCTTTCTTACCGATCACGACTCCACACTTGGGGCATCGCTTTTGCTTCCGT
Proteins encoded in this window:
- a CDS encoding AAA family ATPase produces the protein MRARANPFRSERIDNLSYQFETGSLEQLIAVIEERNFRGAIVGPKGTGKTTLFKDLFNELQKRRFSVALLRFQDDGSRANLMRFREATQSLHSKHILLLDSAGLLTWWDWRHVKAESQKLRGLIITCHRPGRMPTLHTCRSTPQQLIGFAESLAGEEACSEKKLEQLFQRNRGNFRECFRELYDQFSDDLILGATKNETPC
- a CDS encoding MBL fold metallo-hydrolase codes for the protein MRIEFLGTGGFHPNERRHTTCLMVPEIGLILDCGTAGFRIAEHIETKTLDLLLSHAHLDHICGLTYLVTLPIIHNVEKMRLFGAQHVLDAVRDSLFSEAIFPVGPPFEFHTITPGDSIELANGTQIESFPLTTHPGGSIAYRFELDGQQIAYVTDTTVDGTYTDFIRGVDLLIHECYFPDSSSDWAETTGHTHSSTLAELAQSANVGRLVITHVDPLNLDDDPIGLDEFKKIYSNVTIADDGLTIDLSK
- a CDS encoding purine-nucleoside phosphorylase — translated: MLELYNQIQEACSVIQAKWDRTPHAGIILGTGLGNLASDIETEAVFDYEEIPHFLKSTATSHRGRLVCGTLSGLPVIAMEGRHHMYEGYSLKQVTLPVRVFKALGAQLLIASNAVGGMNPYLQTGDIVVVDDHINLMGDNPLIGINDDRLGPRFPDMSAPYDQKLGDHALEIARAENFRAQKGVFVAIAGPNLETRAEYRFLRMIGADIVGMSTVPEVLVAVHAGLRTVALSVVTDMCLPDALKPADVQEIIAIANEAEPHLRSIVRGLLKHEAESVA